ACTATCCGGTGCCCGAATACGAGCGTGACAGTTCGGCTCGGTTCTTCGTCCGTCATCTCGGCCGGGTCGCTGACACGGCATTGGAGTGACGTGAACCGGTATCGGCGTCCGGCCCGTGGAGGGCGCCGATACCGACTATTGCGGCACCTGAGCACTCCATCGAAGCTCGATTTCACCGCTCCCACACGCCCCAAGCGGTTCTCATCGGATCTGCCGCATGACCTGGCCGACTGCTAGGACGCCGCTCGGATCGTGAGTGTTCGCCAGCGCGCTGAGCCAGTGCGCGGTGTCCTCGTCGTACGTGCGGGCAATCTGCTCGGGGTCGTCGCTCGGCGCGAAGTTGGGCAGTGCGCGTCCGGTGGTCCAGGGTGCCATCGCGCGTCCCAAGGCCTGGGCATGCGGAACTACTGCATCGGCCACAGGCGGCGCCAGAACTCCGATGGTGAACAACGTGAAAGCAGCATCGCGATGACAGAAGGCGCTGCGGTGCTTCGGTTCCCGAGCCAGAGCGCCGCCCAGAAGACGTAGTTCTACGACGGTTTGCGGGGACTGAGACCCGGGCCCGGCGGCGCCGAGAAGGGCGTCGACAGCCTCGTGTGACAGGTCGGTGGTCAGTGCAGTGGATTCGTGTGTCGGCATCGGATCTACGGGATCGGCGTGTACTGCCGCGATGGCTGCATACGGCAACGTGCCGACGGCGTCGATCAGCGGTGTTGCCACCGAACGGATTCGGCTGATGAGTTCTGCTGCCTCGGCTTCGTCAGTGAGACTCGCGAATCTGACGGCAAACGTCAACCGCCCGGCTAGTGGCGGCGGAACCTGGGGGAGCGGCGGGAGTTGAAGAAAGGCGATAGAGGTGGAGCTGTGCTCGGGAAGGTCGGCGCACCAGTCCAGCCAGGCGTGTGCCACGGCGGGTGCATCCGCCCCGTCGAAATAGACCGCGCCGCCGTAGAAGTGGGTAATCGGCATGAGCTCGATGTCGATCGAGGTGACAATGCCGAGAGTTGCCTTGCCGCCACGCAGTCCCCAGAACAATTCGGCATGCTCGTCCGGGGTGACGCGGACGAGTTCGCCACTACCGGTGACGATGTCGAATGACCGGACATGGTCGGACGAGAGTCCGTACGTTCTGACCATCGGACCGATACCGGCTCCCGTGAGGAAGCCGGCGACACCGACGGTGGGCGACGACCCGGTCAATGGCGCCAAACCGTGCGGTGCTGCGGCGTCGATGACGTTCTGCCAGATCAGTCCGGCTCCGATTTTGGCTGTGCGAGATACGGGATCGACGACGCACTCGGTCAGTTTGCCGGTATGCACGAGGAGAACATCATTGCCCAGGGATACCGCACCGTGGCCGGTTCGTTGAACAGCGACGCGGAGGTTGTGCTTTGCTGCGAACCGTACTGTGGCAGCAATGTCCTGCGCGTTTTCCACTGCCACTACGGCCCGCGGGTTCACCGGTACTGCGACGTTCCACGGAGTTGCCAATTCGTATCCAGCCTCGCCGGGTAGCGCCACAGATCCGGTCACCTCTGTGCGCAGCGATTCCAGTGTGGTGTCGAGCGTGGGGGGCTGAAGGTTCATGATCTTCCTCTCTCATCCGTCTTTCGGGTGTGTAGGAAGAATGTCCGAATGCGCTTGGCTGGTTCTTGACGGGAAAACTCGGCAGGATCCAAGTTTTCTCCAAGCGCATCTTCGCAGTTCAGGAAGATTCGTCGTTCAGGAAGCCATGGATAGTGCCCGCTCGGCGATGTCGGTCATCCCGAGATCCTTCGATTCGGCTGCAATGGCGGCCAGTTCCCGATCCCGCTCACTCGACGGCGGTTGGAGCTGAGCCCGAAGCAGTCGGCATCGGAGCAGCGTGGGTACACCATCGGAGTCGGCAGCGATCATTTCTGCCTGATCGAGGAGCGTCGACGCCTGTTCGGCGCGACCCAGGAGCGCGTGCAGGCGTGCGGACGCTTCGGCGACGGAGCCCAGTTCGCCCACATGTCCCACCGTCGCGATGCGATCGGTGTGCGGTGCGAGCAGGTCGATGAACGTATCGGCGTACTCGATCAATTCCAGATCTGCGACGACCCGTGCGAGCAACGTCTGGTGGCCAAGAGTTGTCCACGTCTGCGGCCCGAGATTCATCAGCCACTGTTCGATGCCTGCGGTGACGGATACTCGATCGCCGCGTGCGCCGGCAATGGCGATGCTCCATGAATCAGGCTCGACAACACCGGGATCCGATTGCGCCAAAGCGCCTCGTTCCCATTCCAAGGTGTTGAATGCCAGGTCCGCGCTCCCCGCGGTGTACAACTCGGTCTGCAGGTGGATTTGTCTGGCCGTCTCGTATTGTCGCCGCGCCTGCGCGAAGTCTCCTCGCCACTCGGCGAGAGTTGCTTCCATCCAGCGCAATTGGACTCGAATGACGGGGAGCCTCAACAGATCGCAGCCGATGATGCCGTGCCGAGCGTGTGTGACGGCGGCGTCGACGTCGGCAAGATTCATCAGCGTCATGCTGGCGACCGCGTGGGCTATGACGTCGTCCACGCGCGACTGATGATGTGGTAGCTCGAAAAGCTCGTGCAGTAGCCGCGTCGATTCGATGCTGTGGACTGCGACTCCGGAGAACAGCAGAATCCGCCCGAGAAGGGCGTCGGCTATGACGTCAGGATCGCCGAGATCGCGAGCGATGTCGAGCGCCTGTGTGCTCCAACGGTCGGGGACCGCCGCGTCAGAGTGGTAACAACTACCGACGGCCAAGGCGGCAAGAACCCGTGCATGAGCCGCTCTGTCGTTCTCCACCAGCGGCTCAACCGCTGCGAGCCGTTCGAGTAGTGGGCCAGGATCACTGCCATACGAAACCCAAGGCCAGGCGCCGGCAGCGCGAAGTAATGCACCCGCGAGCCGTCCGACAGCGGACGTTCGATCTTCCCGAACAGCATCGAGGAGACCGGCATTCACGACGTCGAGCACCGTTTGCCCACGCCCAGCCCGTGCAAGAGCCTCAACTCTGGCCACCAACAGATCGTCCCGGGCGTCAGCCGACTGCTGGGAAGCAGGCAGTAGGTCGAATGCGTGCACCGCGGCTTCCCACCACTCCGCGGCCGTTTCGGAACTCCACCTGTCGGTCGCATCCTGCGCTGCTGCCGTGCAGGCCGCCAACACGATGTGTGGATCGACGAGGGGTAGTGCCGACATCAGATGTTGTGCGCGCCGGCTCAACCGGTCCGGATCAGGCGAGTCTGCAAGCACTTCGGCAACTCGGGCATGAATACGTTGAAGGCGCAGAGCGGGTATCGATTCGAGTACTTCGTCTCGAAGAAGGCCGTGGGCGAAGGCATAACCTCCGATCCCCGGGTCGGCAACGATGATTCGTTCGTCGGCGGCTTCGTCGAGATAGTCGGCGAGCGTGTCGAGGTCGAGTCCTGTCGCTGCAGTCAACGTGTCCATCTCGATGGCGTCGCCGATGACCGCCGCAACCCGAAGGGCCTGCAGTACCGCCGGTTCCACGGCAGCGAGCCGACGGCCGAGTACAGACCGAACTGCGCTCGGAATGCTGTCGCCGAGTCGTTCGTTCCGAGGAAGCCTGGCGTACTCCGAGACGAACAGTGGATTGCCGCCAGTCCTTTCTGTGAGAATTCGCGCTTCCGTCTCGTCGAGTTCTTCCCCGGATACACAACTGGCGAGGGCCGCCACCTCGGTCTGGACCAATGCCGGGACCACGATGTGCCGGTTCCCTTCACCGTGGAGCACGGCGTCCTGGAGTTTGCGCACCGTGGGTCCGACCTCCGAGTCGCGCAGTGTCAACACGAACCAGACTCTGCCGCGCGATAGGGCGCCGACGAGATAGGTCAGGCAACGAATCGAAGTTGGATCGGCCCACTGAATGTCGTCGATGACCACGGTCAGTAGGGTGTCGGTGGCCGCCGATTCGAGTGTGGTGCGAACCCGTTCGTAGACAGCGAATCTGGCCTCGTCGGGGTCCACGTCGGTGGGTGGGGTCAACACGATGTCAGCGTCGGCGCCGAGTTCGCGAACCAGCCGCCTGATCGGCCACCATGGCGGTGCTCCGTCGTCCTCGGGGCACCGTGCCCAGACGGCTCGCCCGTGAGCGGATGCTGTTCTGGCCGCGCACTCTTCGGCAAATCGGGTCTTTCCTATCCCCGCCGGACCAGTCAGTGTCAACCAACGGGGCAAGGCGCGCCGGACGTCGTCGAGCATCGCGGCGGTGATGCTCGACTGCGCGTCGCGCCCGAAAAACAGTCGGGTGGGCAGAGGATCAGGGGGCGGCGCGGGTACCGGGGGAGTGGTGGGTGCTGGAACATGCTCTGCGCCGGTCCATCCCGGAACTCGGGGCCAAGCGGCCAGGCCTGGCTCATGGCGCAGTATTGCGCCTTGAAGTGCCGTCAGTTCCCCGCCGGGTTCCAGCCCTAATTCGGCGTCCAGGCGGGACGCATGTGAGTGGAACTGTTCCAAGGCTTCCGGCGACCGTCCCGCCTGGTGCAGCGCCACCATGCGCAGCCAGCAGGTCCGG
The nucleotide sequence above comes from Rhodococcus sp. KBS0724. Encoded proteins:
- a CDS encoding FAD-binding oxidoreductase, which produces MNLQPPTLDTTLESLRTEVTGSVALPGEAGYELATPWNVAVPVNPRAVVAVENAQDIAATVRFAAKHNLRVAVQRTGHGAVSLGNDVLLVHTGKLTECVVDPVSRTAKIGAGLIWQNVIDAAAPHGLAPLTGSSPTVGVAGFLTGAGIGPMVRTYGLSSDHVRSFDIVTGSGELVRVTPDEHAELFWGLRGGKATLGIVTSIDIELMPITHFYGGAVYFDGADAPAVAHAWLDWCADLPEHSSTSIAFLQLPPLPQVPPPLAGRLTFAVRFASLTDEAEAAELISRIRSVATPLIDAVGTLPYAAIAAVHADPVDPMPTHESTALTTDLSHEAVDALLGAAGPGSQSPQTVVELRLLGGALAREPKHRSAFCHRDAAFTLFTIGVLAPPVADAVVPHAQALGRAMAPWTTGRALPNFAPSDDPEQIARTYDEDTAHWLSALANTHDPSGVLAVGQVMRQIR
- a CDS encoding BTAD domain-containing putative transcriptional regulator translates to MIYRLLGPLEVARSPAASDVIDLGPRKQRTVLAVLLLNRGRVVSTDRLIDALWQNDAPASAISSIQAYISNLRRALRTETGATSPIVRQPPGYLLDIPAADVDLSGFLDDAESARQHAENGEWRDALTTTGHALGAVRGKLLDDLSDEHWVEVEAAAFEEVRTECRETRITALLALGRLAPALVDAAQLCSEYPFRDRTCWLRMVALHQAGRSPEALEQFHSHASRLDAELGLEPGGELTALQGAILRHEPGLAAWPRVPGWTGAEHVPAPTTPPVPAPPPDPLPTRLFFGRDAQSSITAAMLDDVRRALPRWLTLTGPAGIGKTRFAEECAARTASAHGRAVWARCPEDDGAPPWWPIRRLVRELGADADIVLTPPTDVDPDEARFAVYERVRTTLESAATDTLLTVVIDDIQWADPTSIRCLTYLVGALSRGRVWFVLTLRDSEVGPTVRKLQDAVLHGEGNRHIVVPALVQTEVAALASCVSGEELDETEARILTERTGGNPLFVSEYARLPRNERLGDSIPSAVRSVLGRRLAAVEPAVLQALRVAAVIGDAIEMDTLTAATGLDLDTLADYLDEAADERIIVADPGIGGYAFAHGLLRDEVLESIPALRLQRIHARVAEVLADSPDPDRLSRRAQHLMSALPLVDPHIVLAACTAAAQDATDRWSSETAAEWWEAAVHAFDLLPASQQSADARDDLLVARVEALARAGRGQTVLDVVNAGLLDAVREDRTSAVGRLAGALLRAAGAWPWVSYGSDPGPLLERLAAVEPLVENDRAAHARVLAALAVGSCYHSDAAVPDRWSTQALDIARDLGDPDVIADALLGRILLFSGVAVHSIESTRLLHELFELPHHQSRVDDVIAHAVASMTLMNLADVDAAVTHARHGIIGCDLLRLPVIRVQLRWMEATLAEWRGDFAQARRQYETARQIHLQTELYTAGSADLAFNTLEWERGALAQSDPGVVEPDSWSIAIAGARGDRVSVTAGIEQWLMNLGPQTWTTLGHQTLLARVVADLELIEYADTFIDLLAPHTDRIATVGHVGELGSVAEASARLHALLGRAEQASTLLDQAEMIAADSDGVPTLLRCRLLRAQLQPPSSERDRELAAIAAESKDLGMTDIAERALSMAS